A window of Flavobacterium flavigenum contains these coding sequences:
- a CDS encoding DUF3820 family protein, with protein sequence MEQDKKQLIKLAHTKMPFGKYEGRFLIDLPEYYVVWYHNKGFPKGELGQQLQLIYELKLNGLEELIRTIKKQYPKPV encoded by the coding sequence ATGGAACAAGATAAAAAACAACTTATAAAATTAGCCCATACTAAAATGCCATTCGGCAAATACGAAGGCCGTTTTTTAATTGATTTACCTGAATATTATGTGGTATGGTATCATAATAAAGGTTTTCCGAAAGGAGAGTTGGGACAGCAGCTTCAGCTTATTTATGAGTTAAAGCTAAATGGTCTTGAGGAGCTCATCCGTACTATTAAAAAACAATATCCAAAGCCGGTTTAA
- a CDS encoding chaperone modulator CbpM: MSNKNLIHIQQFCLYHEIENTFITELNNYGLVEIIVLDEDEYLHPEQLPTVEKMIRLHYDLKINLEGIDAIAHLLNKIEVLQQNLNAAQNRLRLFEQHQIE; this comes from the coding sequence ATGAGTAACAAAAATTTAATTCATATCCAACAATTTTGTCTGTATCACGAAATTGAAAATACTTTTATAACAGAGCTGAACAATTATGGTCTTGTTGAAATTATTGTTTTAGATGAAGATGAATATCTGCACCCTGAACAGTTACCTACGGTAGAGAAAATGATCAGGCTGCATTATGATCTTAAAATAAATCTTGAAGGAATTGATGCCATAGCGCATTTATTAAACAAGATTGAGGTTTTGCAGCAAAACCTGAATGCTGCTCAAAACAGACTCCGGCTTTTTGAACAACATCAAATCGAATAG
- the gldI gene encoding gliding motility-associated peptidyl-prolyl isomerase GldI, which produces MNYLKRSIYTMLFTVLFIGCKHHEEARRPISQASGTFMKKSADRNKKLVASEEDVIKKIIKNNPKVKYYATRKGYWLTYDQKNLTDTQTPKKGDIAYFNLEIKDIEGKIIYSEAELGPQTYYVDKQDIMMGLRDGIKLMHKNETVTFLFPSHIAYGYHGDNKKIGTNQSLICTVTLRNFVPDPNATGTIARDSTRQTTTKQTPKPIAAKPSAAAKKDTLNP; this is translated from the coding sequence ATGAACTACTTAAAACGAAGCATTTATACCATGCTTTTTACTGTTTTATTCATTGGTTGTAAACATCACGAAGAAGCCCGAAGACCTATTTCCCAGGCTTCCGGTACCTTTATGAAAAAATCGGCCGACAGAAACAAAAAACTGGTTGCGAGTGAAGAGGATGTGATAAAAAAAATTATCAAAAACAATCCAAAAGTAAAATACTACGCCACCAGAAAAGGATATTGGCTAACTTATGACCAAAAAAATCTAACGGATACGCAAACCCCTAAAAAAGGAGATATTGCCTATTTTAATTTAGAAATAAAAGACATTGAGGGCAAAATTATCTATTCTGAAGCCGAACTTGGCCCGCAAACCTATTATGTAGATAAACAAGACATCATGATGGGATTGAGAGACGGAATCAAATTGATGCATAAAAACGAAACTGTAACTTTCCTGTTCCCATCCCATATTGCGTATGGATATCACGGAGACAACAAAAAAATCGGAACCAATCAGTCGTTAATCTGCACAGTCACGCTACGCAATTTCGTTCCGGATCCTAATGCAACAGGAACTATCGCTAGAGACTCCACAAGACAAACTACAACGAAACAAACTCCAAAACCTATAGCAGCAAAACCATCGGCTGCAGCTAAAAAAGACACATTAAACCCATAA
- a CDS encoding OsmC family protein, with product MTSKVTYLGDLRTKSIHVQSGSEIISDAPLDNNGKGEAFSPTDTVANALASCMFTIMGIKARDLNVDLVDSTADVTKIMNAEPRRIGAIEIVFELISNADEKSKTILERAAMTCPVFLSLHPDIEKKVTFNWK from the coding sequence ATGACATCCAAAGTAACCTATTTAGGCGATTTAAGAACAAAATCAATACATGTACAATCGGGAAGCGAAATCATCTCGGATGCACCATTAGATAATAACGGAAAAGGAGAGGCGTTTTCTCCAACAGATACTGTGGCAAATGCTTTAGCAAGCTGCATGTTCACTATTATGGGAATCAAAGCCCGTGATTTAAATGTAGATTTAGTTGATTCAACTGCCGATGTAACTAAAATAATGAATGCTGAACCAAGAAGAATTGGTGCTATTGAAATTGTTTTTGAACTGATAAGTAATGCTGATGAAAAAAGCAAAACAATCTTAGAACGTGCTGCAATGACATGTCCGGTATTTTTGAGTCTTCACCCGGATATTGAAAAAAAAGTTACTTTCAACTGGAAATAA
- a CDS encoding PBP1 and LysM peptidoglycan-binding domain-containing protein, translated as MKYFFTVFSIVFFMTCSAFSQGKVIKYTVSAGETINQIAQKFKVTPYDIYELNPDARTSLKPNTVLLIPNSSGKTASVKKDENSVKKNGNTKEVVHEVQPKETFFSIGKKYGVSEEDLKAANPFLEKSGVQIGQKLVIPAKGFASKSASSLDKKAKDKGTEKYVYHDVVAKETKFSIAKKYNTTIEDLEKRNPEIVSNLPIGYRLTIKGIAPKSETTASVANAVKPAEPSKKVTTYMEYQVKPKETFYSLGRIFHLTQEELTELNPSLSEGVKEGMVIKVPSGYLAPVPIVKEEPRQETEKPTENKGGIQILEKVKSADPEVVELSKKRGQNERKKLVLLLPFNIAKIQNDTVGFANRVKTDKFLNMTLDFYSGAMMAIDSAKTLKLPIDISIYDSQETKSTSNIPSLITQNKLQDADAIIGPFYQTNAETTANTLRLHNVPVISPLSKDAANPIDNLYQSIPTTDVVRNTVFDYMRSKNGNIVAVVDKKKESVINYIKQNQKGVAFASLTETGGLDVASLKSLLMPNKMNYVVMETANTAMVKYTIKALIEAQKTCQIQLVILEPNSTLDTDEIYFENLVKLKLMYPSVSRESDESRVLIFEKEYRLKNKVNPNTYATRGFDVTFDTMMRLVQGKTYQETADLMTTEQVDNKFQYYKKEDGGHANKGVYILYYDSDLTLKVAN; from the coding sequence ATGAAATATTTTTTCACCGTATTTTCTATTGTTTTTTTTATGACGTGTTCTGCTTTTTCTCAGGGAAAAGTGATTAAATACACTGTTTCAGCAGGAGAAACAATCAATCAGATTGCGCAAAAATTTAAGGTTACTCCTTATGATATTTATGAATTAAATCCTGATGCGAGAACTTCTTTGAAACCGAACACGGTTTTATTGATTCCGAATAGCAGCGGAAAAACAGCATCTGTCAAAAAAGATGAAAATTCCGTTAAAAAGAACGGAAATACTAAAGAAGTTGTTCATGAAGTACAACCAAAGGAAACTTTTTTCAGTATCGGAAAAAAATATGGTGTTTCTGAAGAAGATTTGAAAGCTGCGAATCCGTTTTTGGAAAAGTCAGGTGTTCAGATTGGTCAGAAATTGGTAATTCCGGCAAAAGGTTTTGCTTCAAAAAGTGCTTCATCATTGGATAAAAAAGCAAAAGATAAAGGAACTGAAAAATATGTTTACCATGATGTTGTGGCAAAAGAAACTAAATTTTCTATTGCAAAAAAATACAACACCACTATTGAAGATTTAGAAAAACGCAATCCTGAAATTGTTTCGAATTTGCCTATTGGATACAGATTAACTATAAAAGGAATAGCTCCAAAATCAGAAACGACAGCTTCAGTCGCAAATGCTGTAAAACCTGCTGAGCCTTCAAAAAAAGTAACTACTTATATGGAGTATCAGGTAAAGCCTAAAGAAACGTTTTACAGTTTAGGAAGAATATTTCATCTCACCCAGGAGGAGTTAACGGAATTAAATCCATCTCTTTCGGAAGGTGTAAAAGAAGGTATGGTGATTAAAGTTCCGTCAGGTTATTTAGCTCCTGTTCCAATTGTAAAAGAAGAACCAAGACAAGAGACAGAAAAGCCAACAGAAAATAAAGGCGGAATTCAAATTCTTGAAAAGGTAAAATCTGCTGACCCAGAAGTAGTAGAATTAAGCAAAAAGAGGGGGCAGAATGAACGCAAAAAGCTGGTTTTGTTATTGCCTTTTAATATAGCTAAAATTCAAAATGATACTGTAGGATTTGCTAATCGTGTAAAAACGGATAAGTTTTTAAATATGACGCTGGATTTTTATTCAGGGGCAATGATGGCAATTGATTCGGCAAAAACTTTGAAACTCCCAATTGATATTTCAATTTATGATTCACAGGAGACAAAAAGTACTTCGAATATTCCGAGTCTGATTACGCAAAATAAATTGCAGGATGCCGATGCAATTATAGGTCCATTTTATCAAACTAATGCAGAAACCACAGCTAATACACTGCGTCTGCATAATGTACCTGTGATTTCGCCTTTGTCGAAAGATGCTGCGAACCCAATTGATAACTTGTATCAGTCAATACCAACAACTGATGTGGTCAGAAATACAGTTTTTGATTATATGCGTTCTAAAAATGGTAATATTGTAGCTGTAGTTGATAAGAAAAAGGAATCAGTTATAAATTATATCAAACAAAACCAAAAAGGAGTTGCCTTTGCCTCCTTAACGGAAACAGGAGGTTTGGATGTAGCCAGTCTGAAAAGTTTATTAATGCCGAATAAAATGAATTATGTTGTAATGGAGACTGCCAATACAGCCATGGTAAAATATACGATTAAAGCTCTGATTGAAGCACAAAAAACATGTCAGATACAGTTGGTGATTTTAGAGCCAAACAGTACTTTAGATACTGATGAAATCTATTTTGAAAATCTGGTAAAATTAAAATTGATGTATCCGTCAGTTTCCCGCGAAAGCGACGAATCAAGGGTTTTAATTTTTGAAAAGGAATACAGGCTGAAAAATAAAGTAAATCCAAATACGTATGCAACACGTGGATTTGATGTAACTTTTGATACCATGATGCGTCTGGTTCAGGGGAAAACATATCAGGAAACAGCAGATTTAATGACAACTGAGCAGGTTGATAATAAATTTCAATATTATAAAAAAGAAGATGGCGGACACGCAAATAAAGGTGTTTACATTTTATATTACGATTCAGATTTAACTTTAAAAGTAGCAAATTAA
- the guaA gene encoding glutamine-hydrolyzing GMP synthase, with protein MQHNVLILDFGSQYTQLIARRVRELNIFCEIFPYNHFPSDLSPYKAVILGGSPFSVRAEDAPHPDLSQIRGKLPMLAVCYGAQYLAHFSGGEVAASNTREYGRANLSYIKDNETFFEGVSENSQVWMSHSDSIKALPANAVKLASTHDVEFAAYKIEGETTYAIQYHPEVFHSTDGSKMLENFLVKIAEVPQNFTPNAFVEEMVAELKEKLGNDKVVLGLSGGVDSTVAAVLLNKAIGQNLYCIFVNNGLLRKNEFQSVLDQYKGMGLNVKGVDAGDRFLGELAGISDPETKRKTIGRVFIEVFDDESHLLEDVKWLAQGTIYPDVIESVSVKGPSATIKSHHNVGGLPDYMKLKIVEPLRMLFKDEVRRVGATLGIDPELLGRHPFPGPGLSIRILGDITPEKVQILQDVDAVFIEGLKSWGLYDKVWQAGAILLPVNSVGVMGDERTYEKVVALRAVESTDGMTADWVHLPYDFLMKVSNDIINKVKGVNRVVYDISSKPPATIEWE; from the coding sequence ATGCAACACAACGTACTTATTTTAGATTTCGGATCGCAATATACTCAGCTTATTGCGCGTAGAGTTCGCGAATTAAATATATTCTGCGAAATTTTTCCTTACAATCACTTTCCTAGTGATTTATCACCTTATAAAGCAGTAATTTTAGGAGGAAGCCCTTTTTCTGTTCGTGCAGAAGATGCTCCACATCCTGATTTATCGCAAATAAGAGGTAAACTTCCAATGCTTGCAGTTTGTTACGGTGCACAATATTTAGCACACTTTAGTGGTGGTGAAGTAGCAGCATCTAATACAAGAGAATATGGCAGGGCGAATTTATCTTATATAAAAGACAATGAAACTTTCTTTGAGGGAGTTTCAGAAAACAGCCAGGTTTGGATGAGTCATAGCGATAGTATCAAAGCGCTTCCGGCAAATGCTGTAAAATTAGCAAGCACGCATGACGTAGAATTCGCAGCTTACAAAATTGAAGGCGAAACTACTTATGCAATTCAGTACCATCCGGAAGTTTTCCATTCCACAGATGGATCAAAAATGCTGGAGAACTTTTTAGTAAAAATTGCTGAAGTTCCTCAAAACTTTACACCAAATGCTTTCGTAGAAGAAATGGTAGCAGAGTTGAAAGAAAAACTAGGGAATGATAAAGTGGTTCTTGGTTTATCTGGCGGAGTTGATTCTACAGTAGCAGCGGTTTTATTAAACAAGGCAATTGGGCAAAATTTATACTGCATTTTTGTTAACAACGGACTTTTACGTAAAAATGAATTCCAAAGTGTATTAGATCAATACAAAGGCATGGGGTTAAATGTAAAAGGTGTTGATGCAGGAGATCGTTTCCTTGGCGAATTAGCCGGAATTAGTGATCCTGAAACCAAACGTAAGACAATTGGTCGTGTGTTTATTGAAGTTTTTGATGATGAATCACACTTATTGGAAGACGTAAAATGGCTGGCACAGGGAACTATTTACCCAGACGTAATCGAGTCGGTTTCTGTAAAAGGACCATCTGCGACAATTAAATCGCACCATAATGTTGGGGGATTGCCGGATTATATGAAATTAAAAATTGTAGAACCGCTTAGAATGCTTTTCAAAGATGAAGTACGACGAGTAGGCGCTACATTAGGAATTGATCCGGAATTATTAGGAAGACATCCTTTCCCGGGACCTGGATTATCAATTAGAATATTAGGAGACATTACTCCTGAGAAAGTTCAGATTTTACAGGATGTTGATGCTGTTTTCATCGAAGGATTAAAATCATGGGGACTTTATGATAAAGTCTGGCAGGCAGGAGCAATCCTTCTTCCGGTAAATAGTGTTGGTGTGATGGGTGATGAGCGTACTTACGAAAAAGTAGTAGCCCTTAGAGCTGTTGAATCAACAGATGGTATGACAGCTGACTGGGTTCATTTACCTTACGATTTCCTGATGAAAGTGTCAAACGACATTATCAACAAGGTAAAAGGCGTGAATCGCGTTGTTTACGATATTAGTTCAAAACCACCTGCAACAATTGAGTGGGAATAA
- a CDS encoding RidA family protein: MKRENILTGSPWEDKMGYCRAVRIGNIIEVSGTVAIVDGEKVKADDAYAQTYNILERIEKVLEDLNVGMKDVIRTRIFTTDIATFEDVARAHAVFFKDVKPTTGFYEISKLVAPEYLVEIEFTAVVQE; the protein is encoded by the coding sequence ATGAAAAGAGAAAACATCTTAACAGGATCACCGTGGGAAGACAAAATGGGATATTGTCGTGCCGTAAGAATTGGCAATATTATTGAAGTTTCCGGCACTGTGGCTATTGTTGATGGCGAAAAAGTGAAAGCTGATGATGCTTATGCACAAACTTATAATATTCTGGAACGTATTGAAAAAGTATTAGAAGATTTGAATGTTGGAATGAAAGACGTTATCAGGACCCGAATTTTCACAACTGATATTGCTACTTTTGAAGATGTTGCCAGAGCGCATGCCGTTTTTTTCAAAGATGTTAAACCAACTACCGGTTTTTATGAAATCAGCAAATTGGTTGCACCTGAATATTTAGTTGAAATTGAATTTACAGCTGTAGTACAGGAATAA
- a CDS encoding lytic transglycosylase: protein MRELLTISLAFILSFNKITAQDSIIEHKIQKGETAYFIAQKYKVSVDEIYKLNPESQNGIKDNQIIKIPVHSLQKINQDQQTVHIVGEKETLYGLSKKYNVSAEALQNANPILVSGLQIGQELIIPNNASNASKTEITTSSKVKHQVLAKESLFSIARQYNVSVQDLENLNKDLLLNGLQIGQTIAIPSKRKTLDGRVRVINQETVFHVVEPKETKFSISKKYGISIDQLESQNPEIVNGLVVGNKLAINTTAIKPANESEELMLALAEKQVVVEKTKVKMAEIDDLKDRLVVQKEMNQKIIKINDLKMNLNDLNGSKENSVEKLRLVLEANKNVQDILMAKLDSLVNTMNNDLVELKRMDILNVDESKRLEKQSYESIGKTTELSSGLKKELAENRKLYADLMNKVEKIAVEENQEYKKKIRESEKKNNATSIQQRLSLEEIKRYKIEQEQGDIKNQLLIAKIDSLDIQKKIEVKRHISKASYYSMEARKFDDKLALIKLKKYQDEAIKNQKKSDLAEVSKIISLQEMKKELKENPFKNEKNIKIEVFDNLKEVSNGYYLVLGTFTDAAPRDQFIMKLIDSGDFNASFFFNINSLSYYVYSDKYDNMEEVLYQCKKKEEDELYKNIIIAKAEIDLR from the coding sequence ATGAGAGAACTTTTAACGATTTCTCTTGCGTTTATTTTGTCTTTTAACAAAATAACTGCGCAAGATTCGATTATTGAACACAAAATTCAAAAAGGGGAAACGGCTTATTTTATTGCCCAAAAATATAAGGTTTCTGTAGATGAAATTTACAAACTCAACCCCGAATCGCAAAACGGAATCAAAGACAATCAAATTATTAAGATTCCCGTTCATTCTCTGCAAAAAATAAATCAGGACCAGCAGACTGTTCATATTGTTGGTGAAAAAGAAACATTGTACGGTTTGTCAAAAAAATATAATGTTTCTGCAGAAGCACTTCAAAATGCTAATCCAATTCTTGTCAGCGGACTTCAGATAGGTCAGGAATTAATAATTCCTAATAATGCTTCTAACGCTTCAAAAACTGAAATTACCACATCTTCTAAAGTAAAACATCAGGTTCTTGCTAAAGAATCATTGTTTAGTATTGCCAGACAATACAATGTTTCGGTTCAGGATCTTGAAAACTTAAATAAAGATTTACTCCTAAACGGATTACAAATTGGTCAGACGATTGCGATTCCGAGCAAAAGAAAAACGCTCGACGGAAGGGTTCGTGTCATTAATCAGGAAACTGTTTTTCATGTGGTTGAGCCGAAAGAAACTAAATTTTCCATTTCTAAAAAATACGGTATTTCAATTGATCAACTCGAATCCCAAAATCCTGAAATCGTAAACGGACTGGTTGTTGGGAATAAATTAGCTATCAATACTACAGCAATTAAACCAGCTAATGAAAGCGAAGAACTGATGCTGGCTCTTGCTGAAAAACAAGTTGTGGTTGAAAAAACCAAAGTTAAAATGGCTGAAATTGATGATTTAAAAGACAGATTGGTTGTTCAGAAAGAAATGAATCAGAAGATTATAAAAATTAATGATCTGAAAATGAATCTGAATGATCTGAATGGTTCTAAAGAAAATTCGGTTGAAAAACTGCGATTGGTTTTAGAGGCAAATAAAAATGTGCAGGATATTTTAATGGCAAAATTAGATTCATTGGTCAATACGATGAATAATGATTTAGTTGAATTAAAAAGGATGGATATTCTGAATGTGGATGAATCAAAACGATTAGAAAAACAATCGTATGAGAGTATTGGTAAAACGACTGAGCTTTCTTCGGGGCTTAAAAAGGAATTAGCTGAAAACCGAAAATTATACGCTGATTTAATGAATAAAGTTGAAAAAATAGCTGTTGAGGAAAATCAGGAGTATAAGAAAAAAATCCGCGAAAGCGAAAAAAAGAACAATGCTACCTCAATACAGCAGCGACTTTCATTAGAAGAAATCAAACGCTATAAAATTGAACAGGAACAGGGAGATATAAAAAATCAGCTTTTAATTGCAAAAATTGATTCACTTGATATTCAGAAAAAAATTGAAGTAAAACGTCATATCAGTAAAGCTTCTTATTACAGTATGGAAGCCAGAAAATTTGATGATAAACTGGCTTTGATAAAACTAAAAAAATATCAGGATGAAGCAATTAAAAATCAAAAAAAATCGGATTTAGCTGAAGTTTCAAAAATAATTTCTCTGCAAGAAATGAAAAAGGAACTCAAGGAAAATCCATTTAAAAACGAGAAAAATATAAAAATTGAAGTTTTTGATAATCTTAAAGAAGTTTCAAATGGATATTATTTGGTTTTAGGTACATTTACAGATGCTGCCCCAAGAGATCAATTTATCATGAAACTCATTGATTCAGGAGATTTTAATGCGAGTTTTTTCTTTAATATTAACAGCCTTTCTTATTATGTTTATTCTGATAAATACGATAATATGGAAGAAGTGCTGTATCAATGCAAGAAAAAGGAAGAAGATGAGTTATATAAAAATATCATTATTGCTAAGGCAGAAATTGATCTCAGGTAA
- a CDS encoding DHH family phosphoesterase — protein sequence MKIQDIQAIQLLLAAPKKIAIIPHRGPDGDAMGSTLALYHFLLKNNHQPTVIAPNDFPDFLAWLPGSETVQIFEKDTQNCTKILEEAELIFTLDFNAFHRTGEMEHTLARLTAPFIMIDHHEKPHDYAAYTYSDTSFGSTCEMIYNFILFLNKKEDIDKTIATCIYTGILTDSGSFRFPKTTGNTHRIVAELIDLGADNTEIPVLLFDNSSYSRLQLLGRALQNMKILSAHKTSYTSLTQEELDSFNYVKGDTEGIVNYGLSIKDIVFTAIFIENKEENIIKISFRSQGGFDVNQFARDHFNGGGHINAAGGRSEVSMEETLKKFEDLVTKLKIA from the coding sequence ATGAAAATACAAGATATTCAGGCAATACAATTGTTGCTTGCTGCCCCAAAGAAAATTGCAATAATTCCGCACAGAGGACCAGATGGCGACGCTATGGGTTCTACCTTGGCACTATACCATTTTTTATTAAAAAACAATCATCAGCCAACGGTGATTGCTCCAAATGATTTTCCTGATTTCTTAGCGTGGCTACCGGGTTCTGAAACTGTACAAATATTTGAAAAAGACACTCAAAACTGTACGAAAATATTAGAAGAGGCTGAGCTGATTTTTACACTTGATTTTAATGCTTTTCATCGTACGGGTGAAATGGAACATACTTTAGCCAGACTGACAGCTCCTTTCATCATGATCGACCATCATGAAAAGCCACATGATTATGCAGCTTACACCTATTCTGATACTTCTTTTGGTTCAACTTGTGAAATGATTTATAATTTCATTTTATTTTTAAACAAAAAAGAAGACATAGACAAAACTATTGCAACCTGCATTTATACCGGAATATTAACTGATTCAGGTTCCTTTCGCTTTCCTAAAACAACAGGAAACACGCATCGTATAGTAGCAGAATTGATTGATTTAGGAGCAGATAATACCGAAATACCCGTTTTATTATTTGATAATAGTTCGTACAGTCGCCTACAACTGCTGGGACGAGCCTTGCAGAATATGAAAATTCTATCGGCACATAAAACTTCTTATACATCCCTGACTCAGGAAGAATTGGATTCTTTTAATTATGTAAAAGGTGATACAGAAGGAATTGTAAATTATGGATTAAGCATAAAAGATATTGTTTTTACGGCTATTTTCATCGAAAATAAAGAAGAGAACATTATTAAAATATCTTTTCGTTCACAAGGCGGATTCGATGTAAATCAGTTTGCAAGAGATCATTTTAATGGTGGCGGACATATCAATGCTGCCGGCGGAAGATCAGAAGTTTCAATGGAAGAAACCCTGAAAAAGTTTGAAGATTTAGTAACTAAACTAAAAATAGCCTAA
- a CDS encoding voltage-gated chloride channel family protein produces the protein MNFQKPKEALLTILKWIFICVLIGCFSGSASAFFLVSLEFVTQFRIQHQWIIWLLPLGGLLVGFSYYYWGESVVKGNNLLLEEYEKPQKVIPLKMAPLVLLGTLLTHLFGGSAGREGTAVQMGGAIADQFTKLFKLNHSERKILIILGISAGFASVFGTPLAGAIFALEVLYFSKINFKSIVLSFLVAYIAYFTVEFWQVKHTHYSIPVVPEFNLTTLFYTIIIGILSGLAALLFSRNVHFWSSFFSKKIKFPPLRPFMGGIILAIAIAGFGLTKFSGLGVPVIVDSFSNANPWYDFLLKILFTGFTLGAGFKGGEVTPLFFVGATLGSALSIIIPMPIAILAGLGFVAVFSGATHTPIACTIMGMELFGFQPGIFIAIACTVAYFSSGSVGIYKSQIVKGAKYKLYQKINFKSKKSKFQNF, from the coding sequence ATGAACTTTCAAAAACCAAAAGAAGCACTTCTGACAATTTTAAAATGGATTTTCATTTGTGTTTTAATTGGCTGCTTTTCAGGATCTGCATCAGCTTTTTTCTTAGTTTCACTAGAATTTGTTACACAATTTAGAATTCAACACCAGTGGATTATCTGGCTGTTGCCTTTAGGCGGATTATTAGTTGGATTCAGTTATTACTATTGGGGCGAATCTGTTGTAAAAGGCAATAACTTGCTATTAGAGGAATATGAAAAACCTCAGAAAGTAATTCCGCTTAAAATGGCTCCTTTAGTACTTTTAGGAACGTTACTTACTCACTTATTTGGCGGATCTGCCGGACGTGAAGGAACTGCTGTACAAATGGGCGGTGCTATCGCCGATCAATTCACAAAACTTTTCAAATTAAATCATTCCGAAAGAAAAATTCTGATTATTCTTGGAATCAGTGCAGGTTTTGCATCCGTTTTCGGAACACCTTTAGCAGGCGCTATCTTTGCGCTCGAAGTTTTATATTTCAGTAAAATAAATTTTAAAAGTATCGTTTTGTCATTTTTAGTGGCATATATTGCTTATTTTACTGTTGAATTTTGGCAGGTAAAACATACACATTATAGTATTCCGGTTGTTCCAGAATTTAATCTCACTACATTATTTTACACGATTATTATTGGAATACTATCCGGATTAGCTGCTTTGCTTTTTTCCAGAAATGTTCATTTTTGGAGTTCTTTTTTCTCAAAAAAAATAAAATTTCCGCCATTAAGACCTTTTATGGGAGGAATCATTTTAGCCATTGCCATTGCTGGTTTCGGACTCACAAAATTCTCAGGGTTAGGTGTTCCGGTAATTGTAGATTCGTTTTCAAATGCTAATCCGTGGTATGATTTTTTACTTAAAATATTGTTTACCGGATTCACTTTGGGTGCCGGTTTTAAAGGTGGCGAAGTAACACCTTTATTTTTTGTGGGTGCTACTTTAGGAAGCGCATTGTCCATTATTATCCCAATGCCAATTGCGATTTTGGCTGGTCTGGGGTTTGTAGCCGTATTTTCAGGTGCTACGCACACCCCAATTGCCTGCACTATTATGGGAATGGAATTATTTGGATTTCAGCCAGGGATATTTATTGCTATAGCCTGTACAGTTGCTTATTTTTCTTCGGGTTCTGTTGGTATTTATAAGTCTCAAATTGTAAAAGGTGCCAAATATAAGTTGTATCAAAAGATAAATTTCAAATCAAAAAAATCGAAATTTCAAAACTTCTAA
- a CDS encoding J domain-containing protein, translated as MDYIDYYKTLGITKSATEADIKKAYRKLARKHHPDLNPNDKEAEKKFKEINEANEVLGNPENRKKYDKYGKDWQHADEFEKAGYNPNQQQYSGRQQASQDFSGFGGSNFSENDFSDFFNSMYGSGRSSGRQSKYRGQDFNAELQLDLASAYTTHKQNLTVNGKNIRITIPAGVENGQIIKIPGHGGLGANGGPNGDLYITFLIENNSDFKREGNNLYADVDLDLYTAILGGEINIKTFDGKVKIKVPAETQTGTKVKLKGKGFPVYKKESQFGDLFITYKLKIPTQLSEREKELFQELSKIRNHE; from the coding sequence ATGGATTATATCGACTATTATAAAACATTAGGAATAACGAAATCAGCAACCGAGGCTGATATAAAAAAAGCTTACAGAAAACTGGCAAGGAAACACCATCCCGATTTGAATCCGAATGATAAAGAAGCTGAGAAAAAATTCAAAGAAATAAATGAAGCCAATGAAGTTTTAGGCAATCCTGAAAATCGTAAAAAATATGATAAGTATGGAAAAGACTGGCAGCATGCAGATGAATTTGAAAAAGCCGGCTATAATCCGAATCAACAGCAATATTCCGGACGCCAGCAGGCCAGTCAGGACTTTTCAGGTTTTGGCGGGAGTAATTTCTCTGAAAATGATTTTTCAGATTTTTTCAATTCAATGTATGGCTCAGGAAGAAGCTCCGGAAGACAGTCAAAATACCGCGGTCAGGATTTTAATGCCGAATTACAATTAGATCTGGCGTCTGCATATACAACTCACAAACAAAATTTAACTGTAAATGGTAAAAATATCCGAATCACAATTCCTGCCGGTGTAGAAAATGGTCAAATCATAAAAATACCGGGACATGGTGGTTTAGGAGCAAACGGAGGACCTAATGGCGACTTGTATATTACTTTTTTGATTGAAAACAATTCTGATTTTAAACGCGAAGGCAATAATCTTTATGCCGATGTAGATCTTGATTTATATACTGCCATTTTAGGAGGTGAGATTAATATCAAAACTTTTGATGGAAAAGTAAAAATAAAAGTCCCGGCAGAAACACAAACGGGAACAAAAGTGAAGCTAAAAGGAAAAGGATTCCCTGTGTATAAAAAGGAAAGTCAGTTTGGTGATTTATTCATTACTTATAAATTAAAAATACCAACCCAATTATCCGAAAGGGAAAAAGAATTATTTCAGGAATTATCTAAAATAAGAAATCATGAGTAA